One window from the genome of Yamadazyma tenuis chromosome 7, complete sequence encodes:
- a CDS encoding uncharacterized protein (EggNog:ENOG503NU4S; COG:F), whose product MKKKAHENNQDLLLIDTGDKHDGNGLGDVTVPNGAKSLPIFTKQDYDLITIGNHELYEWENSESEYDFVVQRYKDAYISTNVEILVNGSFHSFGTKYRYFETPINQYKILSFGFLFDFNRNNDKTKVTPISEVLQQDWFLDILKSHPSPSVDYIVVIGHIPITHEWTELDLLHKVLRKHYPETVIQYFGGHSHIRDFVVYDENSTSLESGRFCETVGWLSIDRTRSGLNQFFRSYLDFNLDSFKHHLNSSELSTKKGNDIKDLIVKTREELNLNEYLGHVSSNYYMDYVPITHPHSIFKLLTDKVLPSLEVNGAEERAIIINTGSVRYDLYKGNFTIDTKYSISPFKNDWVKLNLPKSIALQVSKQLNRKTYINLLPTSQFSYMTRNKWNFLATMSPKLGSLQQVFRSPSTLKLSKGYVTHDDFGTDGDDNIHKPTINFPVPNVVEAVQINDRKETNIDLVFYNFLAKNVLQVVKDLTGSDYSGEVQFYSRKYLGELLGEYVQQNSV is encoded by the coding sequence atgaagaaaaaggcACATGAAAACAACCAGGATTTGCTCCTAATTGATACCGGTGACAAGCACGACGGCAATGGTCTTGGAGATGTCACTGTTCCTAATGGAGCCAAGTCATTACCTATATTCACAAAACAGGACTACGATCTCATTACTATTGGAAACCACGAATTGTACGAATGGGAGAACTCGGAATCAGAATATGACTTTGTGGTTCAACGGTACAAAGACGCATACATTCTGACTAATGTTGAAATTCTCGTCAATGGCTCGTTCCACAGTTTTGGGACCAAGTACAGATATTTCGAGACTCCAATCAACCAGTATAAGATTTTGCTGTTTGGATTCTTGTTTGACTTTAACAGAAACAACGACAAGACTAAAGTGACACCCATTTCAgaggttcttcaacaggaCTGGTTCTTGGACATCTTGAAACTGCATCCTTCACCTTCGGTGGATTATATTGTTGTGATCGGACACATTCCTATCACCCACGAGTGGACAGAGTTGGACCTTTTGCATAAGGTTCTCAGAAAACATTACCCAGAAACGGTGATTCAGTACTTTGGTGGCCACAGTCATATTCGAGATTTTGTGGTGTACGATGAAAACCTGACTTCGCTTGAGAGTGGGAGGTTCTGTGAGACGGTTGGGTGGTTAAGCATCGATAGAACTCGTCTGGGGTTGAATCAGTTTTTCCGAAGTTATTTGGATTTCAACCTCGACTCGTTCAAACACCACTTAAACTCTTCTGAGCTTTCCACCAAGAAGGGCAACGACATTAAAGATTTGATTGTGAAGACCCGGGAGGAGTTGAATTTAAATGAGTACCTTGGCCATGTATCTTCAAACTACTACATGGACTATGTACCCATTACTCACCCTCATAGTattttcaaattgttgacaGACAAAGTGTTACCATCGTTAGAGGTCAATGGAGCAGAAGAGAGAGCCATTATTATCAACACAGGATCCGTTAGATATGATTTATACAAGGGGAACTTCACCATCGACACCAAGTATAGTATTTCTCCCTTCAAGAATGACTGGGTTAAGCTAAACTTGCCTAAATCCATTGCATTGCAAGTATCCAAGCAATTGAACCGCAAAACCTACATCAATTTACTTCCTACCAGTCAGTTTTCATACATGACAAGAAACAAGTGGAATTTTTTGGCGACCATGAGTCCAAAGTTGGGATCTTTACAGCAGGTATTCAGaagtccaagtactttgaaGCTCTCCAAAGGGTATGTGACTCACGATGATTTTGGGACGGATGGAGATGAtaacatccacaaacccacaATCAACTTTCCGGTGCCAAATGTGGTTGAAGCGGTGCAAATAAATGATAGGAAGGAAACCAATATCGACTTGGTGTTCTACAACTTTCTTGCGAAGAATGTGCTTCAGGTGGTTAAGGATCTTACGGGGAGTGATTATTCGGGGGAGGTACAGTTTTACTCGAGGAAGTATTTGGGTGAGTTGTTGGGGGAGTACGTACAACAAAATTCTGTGTAG
- the GYP5 gene encoding GTPase-activating protein (COG:U; EggNog:ENOG503NVJ8): MNSPPTGTDDNSAQHEISPPTSPSHNDSDGPADADSDSVYESPDPSHASETPDHPPPPPLSHTPLDPPVPARAVVEDYLHLKEPITVSPVDLEPTANLLMQFNLKRIDDMFHQKSKAEQASVKDGIANHISLFNHLKSAITANDSSRTIDWDQWQQLLEQKLTHDQMAGLVANGIPDEIRSSVWQVTARSSTLKLNDYYLMNKQTPSIHERQIKKDITRNSFYNSIQQYDKINEVFSNLKIYSEYDQEIGYNQSFIFLISPIILKLPELESFSLFVSLMKDYNLRELYDSDMKGLQLMLYKFDRLMEIYHPSLFNHLIKRGIRSNSFASQWFLTLFSYKFPIDVILRIYDFVIFEGVDFLLKLALRLMALNESILLRLNSDSLLAYLNTNILDVLVRKDFQPGSNQYYDTSKIFTGFTNLNPNLLQKFEAEFQKLYALNEKKLDDINLLNLTNGKLRNQIKYLQMDLFNLNKDHLQVVQGLINLKVRLPELMSQNSDLEDDIQSLINTLNDMKDFKEDDVPHNIEQHIEQLLVENKSETERNIALEDQLNELVEQEHQVDSQLKALKKGWFWNK, translated from the coding sequence ATGAATCTGCCACCAACAGGTACAGACGACAATAGTGCCCAGCACGAGATCTCCcctccaacatcaccatctCATAACGACAGTGATGGACCCGCAGACGCCGATTCCGATTCCGTCTACGAAAGCCCCGATCCTTCCCACGCCCTGGAGACCCCGGATcacccaccaccacctcccCTTTCCCACACACCATTGGACCCACCGGTGCCCGCACGAGCCGTCGTAGAGGACTACCTCCACCTCAAAGAACCCATCACCGTTTCTCCCGTTGACTTGGAACCCACcgccaacttgttgatgcAGTTCAACCTAAAGCGAATTGATGATATGTTCCACCAGAAATCCAAAGCTGAGCAGGCATCCGTTAAGGACGGTATCGCCAACCATATCTCGCTTTTCAACCATCTCAAGTCAGCCATTACTGCCAACGACTCGTCGCGTACCATCGACTGGGACCAATGGCAGCAGTTATTGGAACAGAAATTGACCCATGATCAGATGGCAGGGCTTGTAGCCAACGGGATCCCCGACGAGATTCGTAGCAGCGTGTGGCAGGTGACGGCCCGGTCCAGcaccttgaagttgaacgacTATtacttgatgaacaaaCAGACTCCGTCCATACACGAAAGACAAATCAAGAAGGATATCACCCGGAACAGCTTCTACAACTCGATCCAGCAGTACGACAAGATTAACGAGGTGTTCAGCAACTTAAAGATATACAGTGAGTATGATCAGGAGATCGGGTACAACCAAAGCTTTATATTTTTGATCTCACCCATCATTCTCAAGTTGCCTGAACTCGAAAGCTTCAGTCTCTTTGTATCGCTTATGAAGGACTACAACTTGCGGGAGCTTTATGATAGCGACATGAAAGGATTGCAGCTAATGCTCTACAAGTTTGACCGGTTGATGGAAATATACCATCCCTCCTTGTTCAAccatttgatcaaaagaGGGATCCGGTCCAATTCGTTTGCCAGCCAGTGGTTTTTGACGTTGTTCAGCTACAAGTTCCCCATCGACGTCATTCTCCGAATCTACGACTTTGTtatttttgaaggagtGGATTTTCTCTTGAAGCTCGCCCTTCGGCTCATGGCACTAAACGAGTCCATTCTTCTCAGGTTAAACTCAGATTCACTTCTCGCGTACTTGAACACTAACATACTCGATGTGCTTGTGCGGAAAGACTTCCAACCGGGATCCAATCAGTATTATGATActtccaagatcttcacgggcttcaccaatttgaacCCAAACCTTCTCCAGAAGTTCGAAGCAGAATTCCAGAAACTCTATGCGCTTAacgagaagaagttggatgatatcaacctcttgaacttgaccaatGGTAAGCTCAGAAACCAGATCAAGTACTTGCAAAtggacttgttcaacttgaataaagaccatcttcaagtggtCCAGGGactcatcaacttgaaggtgcGACTTCCAGAACTTATGAGTCAGAACTCCGATCTTGAGGATGACATCCAGCTGCTCATCAACACTCTTAACGACATGAAGGACTTTAAAGAAGACGATGTGCCTCACAATATCGAGCAGCATATTGAACAGCTTTTGGTTGAGAACAAGCTGGAGACAGAGCGGAACATTGCTCTAGAAGACCAGTTGAATGAGCTAGTGGAACAGGAACACCAGGTGGATTCACAGCTCAAGGCCTTGAAAAAAGGCTGGTTTTGGAACAAGTGA
- the MTR2 gene encoding mRNA transport regulator mtr2 (COG:S; EggNog:ENOG503P2Y6): MNQDPTQPIEPFLKGLVSSLDLNNKAYPNVEAYATQFARQLKPSSGVVLNGNPIVSNNSKLEFQKNWLSSPLTSHQIGNFDCHLIPGTGTVLINVTGKVRFDESGNSRLNESADLIQTSITDQKKPVWGSWFGFYLHLVVDETVLTNSDSELINNFDYRITYKPKDSVVEI, translated from the exons ATGAACCAGGATCCAA CACAACCCATCGAGCCGTTTCTCAAAGGCCTTGTGTCATCGTTGgacctcaacaacaaagcATACCCCAACGTCGAGGCATATGCCACGCAATTTGCCCGTCAGCTTAAGCCATCCAGTGGGGTTGTGTTGAACGGAAACCCCATTGtgtccaacaactccaaactCGAGTTTCAAAAAAACTGGCTTCTGTCGCCCTTAACGTCACATCAAATTGGAAATTTCGACTGCCATCTAATCCCTGGTACCGGGACCGTGTTGATCAACGTAACGGGAAAGGTGCGGTTTGATGAGTCAGGAAACAGCAGGCTTAATGAGCTGGCTGATTTAATTCAAACGTCTATAACCGATCAGAAGAAGCCGGTGTGGGGCTCGTGGTTTGGGTTCTATCTtcatttggtggtggatgagACGGTGTTGACCAACAGTGACAGcgagttgatcaacaactttgaCTACCGGATCACGTATAAGCCGAAAGATAGTGTGGTTGAGATATAG
- the RPS4 gene encoding 40S ribosomal protein eS4 (EggNog:ENOG503NTXF; COG:J), with product MARGPKKHLKRLAAPSHWMLDKLSGTYAPRPSAGPHKLRESLPLVVFLRNRLKYALNGRETKAILMQQHVKVDGKVRTDATFPAGFMDVISLEATNENFRLIYDTKGRFAVHRITNEEASYKLGKVKKVQLGKRGIPYAVTHDGRTIRYPDPAIKANDTVKIDLETGKITDFIKFDTGRLVMVTGGRNLGRVGVIVHRERHEGGFDLVHIKDSLENTFVTRLSNVFVIGTEAGKPYVSLPKGKGIKLSISEERDRRRAQSGL from the coding sequence ATGGCTAGAGGACCAAAGAAgcatttgaagagattagCAGCTCCATCCCACTGGATGTTGGACAAATTGTCCGGAACCTACGCCCCAAGACCTTCCGCCGGTCCCCacaagttgagagaatCCTTGCCATTGGTTGTTTTTTTGAGAAACAGATTGAAGTATGCCTTAAACGGTAGAGAAACCAAGGCCATCTTGATGCAACAACACGTCAAGGTCGACGGTAAGGTTAGAACCGACGCCACCTTCCCCGCCGGTTTCATGGATGTTATCTCCTTGGAAGCCACCAACGAAAACTTCAGATTGATCTATGACACCAAGGGTAGATTTGCTGTTCACAGAATCACCAACGAAGAAGCTTCTTACAAGTTGGGTAAGGTCAAGAAGGTCCAATTGGGTAAGAGAGGTATTCCATACGCCGTCACCCACGACGGTAGAACCATCAGATACCCAGACCCAGCCATCAAGGCCAACGATACCGTTAAgattgacttggaaaccgGAAAAATCACcgatttcatcaagtttgaCACCGGTAGATTGGTCATGGTTACTGGTGGTCGTAACTTGGGTAGAGTGGGTGTAATTGTCCACAGAGAAAGACATGAAGGAGGATTCGACTTGGTTCACATCAAGGAttctttggaaaacacTTTCGTCACCAGATTGTCCAACGTTTTTGTCATTGGTACCGAGGCCGGTAAGCCATACGTGTCTTTGCCAAAGGGTAAGGGTATCAAGTTGTCTATTTCTGAAGAAAGagacagaagaagagcccAGAGCGGTTTGTAA
- a CDS encoding FAD-dependent 2-polyprenyl-6-methoxyphenol hydroxylase (COG:C; EggNog:ENOG503NVH7), whose protein sequence is MTVNTWKSLDVAVLGGGLGGLSAALAMRRQGHNVTIYERYDYAGEVGASLSCASNGGRWLHDWGVDFSKAKPVILKKLIKRKWENGEIISEYPLGDYEQKYGFPYYNLHRIDIHQVLKDYATSEEGEGKPCELLLNHKATKVDYNTGFVEFENGTTITVDLVIAADGIRSLTKPQLGITPVFKSSDSGCIRVLFDTKKVKELGLTDYSNNEAIEYWGETKFKIVLSPCANNEVISCYCFFAAGEGDEKNDWNNDVSLEKLISSCEGLDPVLVELFTKCGYDIKQWRLYVHEPIPYFYKASETGTKGVALLGDAAHAMMPDQSQGAVAAFEDSGALGYIFSKKFNLSIAEGLKIYELERKERVTKIQAASLRARENLNERIGWSSDNIKHEQKLTIDEVCGYDMKAHIDELIAANI, encoded by the coding sequence ATGACCGTCAACACCTGGAAATCATTAGACGTTGCCGTGTTGGGAGGTGGTCTTGGAGGCTTATCTGCCGCTCTTGCCATGAGAAGACAAGGCCATAATGTCACAATTTATGAAAGATACGACTATGCCGGAGAAGTGGGGGCCTCGTTACTGTGTGCTTCCAATGGGGGTAGATGGTTACACGATTGGggtgttgatttcagtAAGGCTAAACCGGTTATTTTGaaaaaactcatcaagAGAAAGTGGGAAAACGGTGAAATCATTCTGGAATATCCCCTTGGAGACTATGAGCAAAAGTATGGTTTTCCATACTATAATCTTCACAGAATCGATATCCACCAGGTATTAAAGGACTATGCTACATCTGAAGAAGGTGAGGGAAAACCTTGCGAGTTGCTCTTGAATCACAAAGCCACCAAGGTCGACTACAACACTGGCTTTGTCgagtttgaaaatggaaCAACCATTACCGTTGATTTAGTAATTGCAGCTGATGGGATTCGGAGTCTCACCAAACCACAGTTGGGCATAACTCCTGTTTTTAAGAGCTCCGACTCAGGATGTATTCGTGTTTTGTTTGACACCAAGAAGGTCAAAGAGTTGGGATTGACTGACTACTCTAATAACGAAGCCATTGAGTACTGGGGAGAAACTAAGTTTAAGATAGTGCTTTCCCCATGCGCCAATAACGAGGTGATTTCGTGCTACTgtttttttgcagccggtGAGGGTGATGAGAAAAACGACTGGAACAACGACGTTTCGTTGGAGAAGCTCATATCATCCTGCGAAGGATTGGACCCGGTGTTGGTGGAGCTATTCACCAAATGTGGATACGATATCAAGCAGTGGAGATTGTATGTTCACGAGCCGATACCATATTTCTATAAAGCCAGTGAAACAGGTACCAAAGGAGTGGCTTTACTCGGAGATGCTGCCCATGCTATGATGCCAGACCAGTCTCAGGGAGCAGTTGCTGCATTTGAAGACTCGGGTGCTTTGGGATACatattttccaagaaattcaacttgtctATTGCGGAGGGATTGAAGATATATGAGTTGGAAAGAAAGGAAAGAGTAACCAAGATTCAAGCAGCCTCGTTAAGAGCCAGagagaacttgaacgagAGAATCGGATGGAGTTCCGACAACATCAAGCACGAGCAGAAGTTGACGATAGACGAAGTTTGTGGGTATGATATGAAAGCCCATATAGATGAGTTGATCGCTGCGAATATTTGA
- the GAL4 gene encoding transcription factor (EggNog:ENOG503PFXH; COG:S): MSDASIEQACDSCRKRKLNPRMVRSPLTRNHLTKVENRVQKLESILEYLVSHAYDIDQLVADQNYKSTLSEHRQALEGLHQKQPQSQHQTQQPQLGALQSQSQSHKSPSEPAASNSASPSSRPMASDSSRDTAIASASTPATSHNDKFDITGIPVSPKPLEIDSDYLDSNLNSLAHSPTYSIFSNESEVKLDLNLIQSNELNDKMLVDYLDLGISGARKAQFEMPESGSLAGIKKIKLEPSDGFELSASRQNNEIGDYSIFDEVINFN, encoded by the exons ATGAGTGATGCCTCCATCGAACAAGCGTGTGATTCGTGCCGAAAGAGAAAGTTAAA TCCCCGGATGGTTCGGTCTCCACTCACAAGAAACCATCTTACAAAAGTTGAAAACCGGGTCCAAAAGTTGGAGTCGATTTTGGAATACTTGGTGTCGCATGCGTATGACATTGACCAATTGGTTGCCGACCAAAATTACAAATCCACCTTGTCTGAACATCGGCAGGCCTTAGAGGGCTTGCACCAGAAACAGCCCCAGTCGCAGCACCAGACGCAACAGCCGCAGCTCGGGGCGCTACAGTCGCAGTCGCAGTCGCACAAACTGCCACTGGAACCCGCCGCGTCCAATTCGGCGTCTCCCAGCTCGCGCCCCATGGCGAGTGACTCTTCGCGCGATACCGCCATCGCCTCGGCCTCGACTCCGGCCACCTCCCACAAtgacaagtttgacatCACCGGGATACCGGTATCACCAAAACCGCTTGAAATTGACTCCGATTACCTCGACTCCAACCTAAACTCGTTGGCCCACTCTCCCACTTATTCAATCTTTTCTAACGAGAGTGAGGTCAAATTGGATCTCAATTTGATCCAGTCGAATGAGCTTAATGATAAAATGCTAGTGGACTACTTGGACCTCGGTATCTCGGGGGCCCGCAAGGCTCAGTTCGAAATGCCCGAGTCTGGTTCACTCGCGGGAATAAAGAAGATAAAACTTGAACCTTCGGATGGGTTTGAGTTGCTGGCATCTCGCCAGAATAATGAGATTGGAGACTACtccatttttgatgagGTTATAAATTTTAACTAG
- the ASH1 gene encoding DNA-binding transcription repressor (EggNog:ENOG503P5ND; COG:K): MSVETSMYNNQIDPSFQPAHLRSGSFNELLNSFKQSVSSEQTRLRSRKRSYNDLIRTDSDASIEPIDNVANKRSKTAPPQSPSPVSAKTVEVIDVFDKNTIKRPRSLSPSKKTRSPTPSSPTLHTRKSSNKVTKPQVEKTKKSNVTLPSFSTVLRENVENLKPITPTTSLDYFDTYKPNDENWRYGLLDTMTKNKTYNMNHYTVSNNHARPVFDSKISKPILPPISFEPERKINFPYESNYTYLNQTYLYDVEKYPEYLELAESLVQLSNSSTMPYHRVSKPAHFPPLYPHQVVEPTSPKDNEEAAFERQQREQRAYEQQHYHQQYLPPYQSSYPPYPAFMASPSATVVNILPPSAYPTYIPEQPVTPPKKHTKFIPITPPSSKSTKSKAEPLKSPTKNHPPRVCISCGSDQSPCWRPSWSSKEGQLCNSCGLRYKKTSARCLNNSCKKIPAKGEWSLMQTKGVTTFDDGSEGYGCLECGNKVEVKK, translated from the coding sequence ATGAGTGTTGAAACTAGCATGTACAATAACCAAATAGACCCTTCATTCCAACCAGCTCATCTCAGATCTGGTTCGTTTAATGAGTTATTGAACCTGTTTAAGCAGTCGGTATCGTCTGAGCAGACGAGGTTGAGATCCAGAAAAAGAAGCTACAACGATTTGATCAGGACCGACTCAGACGCTTCTATCGAGCCCATCGACAATGTCGCCAACAAGCGTTCAAAGACAGCACCCCCACAAAGCCCTTCACCAGTGTCAGCTAAAACAGTGGAAGTCATAGATGTTTTCGACAAGAATACCATCAAAAGACCTCGTTCTTTGAGCCCCAGCAAGAAAACTAGGTCTCCTACTCCCTCTTCTCCCACATTGCACACCAGGAAAAGCAGCAATAAGGTCACCAAGCCTCAGGTGGAGAAgaccaaaaagtccaatgTGACCTTACCTAGTTTTTCCACTGTATTACGAGAAAACGTCGAGAACCTAAAACCCATCACTCCCACCACTTCGTTGGATTATTTTGACACATATAAGCCCAACGATGAAAACTGGAGATACGGCTTGTTGGACACCATGACCAAAAATAAAACATACAATATGAACCACTATACGGTGTCCAACAACCACGCACGACCCGTTTTTgattcaaagatttcaaaacCCATCTTACCTCCCATCAGCTTCGAGCCCGAACGCAAGATCAACTTTCCCTACGAGTCCAACTACACGTACTTGAACCAAACTTATCTCTATGATGTGGAGAAATATCCcgagtacttggagttggcaGAATCGTTGGTGCAACtatccaattcttccacAATGCCATACCACAGAGTCAGTAAGCCTGCTCATTTCCCACCACTTTACCCTCACCAAGTGGTGGAGCCCACCAGTCCCAAGGACAACGAGGAAGCGGCCTTTGAGAGGCAACAGCGTGAACAAAGGGCTTACGAACAACAacattatcatcaacagtATCTTCCTCCATACCAATCCTCATACCCACCTTATCCAGCATTCATGGCATCGCCATCTGCCACCGTGGTAAACATTCTTCCACCATCGGCATATCCAACTTACATTCCTGAACAGCCGGTGACTCCTCCAAAGAAGCACACCAAGTTCATTCCAATCACTCCGCCATCATCGAAGTCCACCAAATCGAAAGCAGAGCCTCTTAAGTCTCCCACCAAGAATCATCCTCCGAGAGTGTGTATTTCTTGTGGCTCAGACCAGTCTCCATGTTGGAGACCATCGTGGAGCTCGAAAGAAGGCCAGTTGTGTAATTCCTGTGGTTTGCGTTACAAAAAGACATCAGCTAGATGCTTAAACaatagctgcaaaaaaatCCCTGCTAAAGGTGAATGGTCTTTGATGCAAACCAAGGGTGTTACCACTTTCGACGATGGCTCTGAGGGCTACGGATGTTTGGAATGTGGAAATAAGGTTGAGGTTAAAAAATGA
- a CDS encoding uncharacterized protein (COG:C,H; EggNog:ENOG503NUQZ) gives MSENKRFLISGAGLVGLLIAQAFKARNIDFVIFDRDIDVHYRENAGWAITLHWALENFKSLLPPDLVEQIYAAQVLPGFHEKDTGKFIYINAASGDPVVSIPPSKRLRVRREQIRRMLLSGIDVQWNCKLDNIDTTNSQVTVTCSDGTVFTGDVLIGCDGANSMTRRIICPENGQLYQLPVRFCGSRVKMTKAETDQIAADFDPLLFQGTVPENNTFFWFSMLATPEYTQEEDVYYAQVNLSWNVPDYDEPFVTNVDKTEAMKVHSQGLNPKLKWLVDRAVEDPDTILEINLCDWPVVEWPHQTQVLLAGDAAHAMTMFRGEAGNHGITDAFELMKHIDEYLAGRKTWEVAAKDFCSGIKARAAPAVLLSRQACLDAHNFSKIRPDTDSPLLSMRKNTK, from the coding sequence ATGTCTGAAAATAAAAGGTTTCTTATTAGTGGCGCCGGGCTTGTGGGCTTACTCATTGCTCAGGCATTCAAGGCCAGAAACATAGATTTTGTCATTTTTGACAGAGACATCGATGTTCATTACAGAGAAAACGCCGGTTGGGCCATCACCTTGCACTGGGCtttggaaaacttcaaatcttTATTACCACCCGACTTGGTGGAACAGATTTACGCGGCCCAGGTGTTGCCAGGCTTTCATGAAAAAGATACCGGTAAGTTCATCTACATCAATGCCGCCTCTGGGGATCCGGTGGTGTCCATTCCTCCTTCAAAGCGATTGCGGGTAAGAAGAGAGCAGATCAGAAGAATGCTATTGAGTGGAATTGACGTCCAGTGGAACTGCAAACTCGACAATATTGATACCACCAATTCTCAGGTGACGGTTACCTGCCTGGATGGGACTGTTTTCACCGGGGATGTGCTTATTGGATGTGATGGTGCCAACTCGATGACTAGAAGAATCATATGTCCGGAAAATGGGCAATTGTACCAGCTCCCGGTGAGATTCTGTGGATCACGTGTCAAGATGACAAAGGCAGAGACCGACCAAATTGCCGCCGACTTTGATCCCTTGTTATTTCAGGGAACTGTGCCTGAAAACAACACGTTTTTCTGGTTCTCAATGTTGGCAACACCAGAGTACACTcaggaagaagatgtcTATTATGCCCAAGTTAACTTGTCATGGAATGTCCCTGACTACGACGAGCCTTTTGTCACCAATGTTGATAAGACCGAAGCCATGAAAGTGCACTCACAGGGATTGAACCCCAAATTGAAATGGTTGGTTGACAGAGCGGTTGAGGACCCAGACACCATTTTAGAAATTAACTTATGCGACTGGCCAGTGGTGGAATGGCCCCACCAAACCCAGGTCTTGTTAGCTGGGGATGCCGCCCATGCTATGACGATGTTTCGGGGTGAAGCAGGCAATCATGGAATTACTGACGCCTTTGAGCTTATGAAACATATCGACGAGTATTTGGCAGGTCGCAAAACCTGGgaagtggctgcaaaagaCTTCTGTAGCGGGATTAAGGCCCGGGCTGCTCCTGCTGTTTTGCTCTCCCGACAAGCATGTCTAGATGCCCATAATTTCTCGAAAATCAGGCCTGACACAGATCTGCCCCTTTTGAGTATGAGAAAGAACACTAAGTAG
- a CDS encoding ubiquitin-conjugating enzyme E2 (EggNog:ENOG503P655; COG:O), which yields MSHPFYKRILKEYRSLQKATLPGIELVSNNEELSEFEFEMVVLNNHQLYKEPVKLIVKLTDEYPVAPPKVKFLQEVGAYDIPMHPHVYSNGHICLNLLGNDWTPACSIESILLSLQSMLESNTKQERPPDDARYVRYAPAYASASGFVYHDDSV from the coding sequence ATGTCACATCCCTTTTACAAACGGATCTTGAAAGAGTACCGAAGCCTCCAGAAAGCCACCTTACCGGGGATCGAGCTCGTGTCAAATAATGAGGAGTTGAGTGAGTTTGAATTCGAGATGGTAGTGCTCAACAACCACCAACTTTATAAAGAGCCAGTGAAGTTAATCGTAAAACTCACAGATGAGTATCCAGTGGCACCTCCAAAAGTGAAGTTTTTGCAGGAGGTGGGAGCATACGACATTCCCATGCACCCGCACGTGTATTCAAACGGGCACATTTGCCTCAATTTACTTGGAAATGATTGGACTCCAGCATGTTCTATAGAGAGCATTTTGTTGAGTCTTCAGAGCATGCTTGAATCCAACACCAAGCAGGAGCGGCCGCCGGACGATGCGCGGTACGTGCGGTACGCGCCAGCGTACGCCAGCGCGAGCGGGTTTGTTTACCATGATGATTCGGTGTAA